One window of the Mycobacterium haemophilum DSM 44634 genome contains the following:
- a CDS encoding MaoC family dehydratase: MSTRAVEVGATLPELKLYGDPTFIISTALATRDFQDVHHDRDKAQAKGSKDIFVNILTDTGLVQRYVTDWAGPSALIKSIGLRLGVPWYAYDTVTFSGEVIAVDDGLITVKVVGRNSLGDHIIATTKLTIGDA, encoded by the coding sequence ATGAGCACGCGTGCTGTTGAGGTTGGCGCCACCCTGCCCGAGCTTAAGCTCTACGGAGATCCCACATTCATCATCTCAACGGCGTTGGCCACCCGAGACTTTCAGGATGTGCATCATGACCGCGACAAGGCTCAAGCCAAGGGATCCAAGGACATCTTCGTTAATATCCTCACCGACACCGGTCTGGTGCAGCGCTACGTCACCGACTGGGCCGGGCCGTCGGCGCTGATCAAGTCGATTGGGCTGCGTCTCGGGGTGCCGTGGTACGCCTACGACACGGTGACGTTTTCCGGTGAGGTGATTGCGGTCGACGACGGCTTGATTACGGTAAAGGTGGTGGGTCGTAACAGTCTTGGCGATCACATCATCGCGACCACCAAGCTGACGATTGGGGATGCCTAA
- a CDS encoding bifunctional MaoC family dehydratase N-terminal/OB-fold nucleic acid binding domain-containing protein: MSGASDIREAVAQIKAAGSSKPRAARDPVNRPTINNWVEAIGDRNPIYVDEVAAHAAGHPGIVAPPAMIQVWTMFGLGGVRPKDDPLGPLIKLFDDAGYVGVVATNCEQIYHRYLRPGEEVSVSTELGDVVGPKQTALGEGWFINQHIVWQVGDEDVGEMDWRILKFKPRAESKTSRSSVPADLDPDAMMRPSLSRDTTFFWEGVKAHELRVQRLADGGLQHPPVPAVWQSKSEPIDYVVASGKGTVFSFVVHHAPKVPGRTLPFVIALVELDEGVRMLGELRNVDPAAVEIGMPVRATYIDFPAGDSGPEWTLYAWEPDV, encoded by the coding sequence ATGAGCGGGGCGAGCGACATTCGGGAAGCTGTTGCGCAGATCAAGGCGGCGGGTAGCAGTAAGCCGCGGGCAGCCCGGGATCCGGTGAATCGCCCGACGATCAACAACTGGGTTGAGGCGATCGGTGACCGCAACCCCATTTACGTGGATGAGGTTGCGGCTCATGCCGCCGGTCACCCGGGAATTGTGGCTCCCCCGGCGATGATTCAGGTGTGGACGATGTTTGGCTTGGGGGGAGTTCGTCCGAAGGACGACCCATTGGGGCCCCTCATCAAGCTGTTTGACGACGCCGGCTACGTCGGCGTGGTTGCTACCAATTGCGAGCAAATCTATCATCGCTATCTGCGGCCCGGCGAGGAAGTGAGCGTCAGCACCGAGCTCGGCGATGTGGTGGGGCCCAAACAAACCGCGCTTGGCGAAGGCTGGTTCATCAACCAACACATCGTCTGGCAGGTCGGCGATGAAGATGTGGGCGAGATGGATTGGCGCATTCTTAAATTCAAGCCACGCGCCGAATCCAAGACTTCGCGGAGTTCGGTGCCTGCGGACCTGGACCCCGACGCCATGATGCGGCCCTCGTTATCGCGCGATACCACTTTCTTTTGGGAAGGCGTTAAGGCGCACGAGCTGCGAGTTCAGCGGCTTGCGGATGGCGGCCTGCAGCACCCGCCGGTGCCGGCGGTGTGGCAGAGCAAGTCCGAGCCGATCGACTACGTCGTGGCCAGCGGCAAGGGCACGGTGTTCAGCTTCGTCGTACACCATGCGCCCAAGGTGCCAGGCCGCACACTGCCTTTCGTCATCGCTCTGGTGGAGCTGGACGAGGGCGTGCGCATGTTAGGCGAGCTCCGCAACGTCGACCCGGCCGCGGTCGAGATCGGAATGCCAGTTCGCGCAACCTATATCGATTTCCCGGCCGGTGATAGCGGGCCGGAATGGACACTCTACGCGTGGGAGCCCGACGTATGA